In the genome of Serratia symbiotica (Periphyllus acericola), one region contains:
- the mnmE gene encoding tRNA uridine-5-carboxymethylaminomethyl(34) synthesis GTPase MnmE, with product MSTTDTIVAPATPPGRGGIGILRISGSKAKEVALALIGKLPKPRYADYLPFRDVAGITLDQGIALWFPAPNSFTGEDVLELQGHGGPVILDLLLKRVLALPGVRIARPGEFSERAFINDKLDLAQAEAIADLIDASSEQAARSAMNSLQGAFSTRIYQLVEALTHLRIYVEAAIDFPDEEIDFLSDGKIEAQLNGVMTDLDSVRGEARQGSLLREGIKVVIAGRPNAGKSSLLNMLAGREAAIVTDISGTTRDVLREHIHIDGMPLHIIDTAGLREASDEVERIGIERAWNEIEQADRVLFMVDGTTTVATDPAEISQEFTARLPQHLPITVVRNKADITGETLGITEVNGHSLIRLSARTGEGIDLLRDHLKQSMGFTSNMEGGFLARRRHFQALEQTALHLEKGKEQLVSAYAGELLAEELRLAQLALSEITGEFSSDDLLGRIFSSFCIGK from the coding sequence ATGAGCACCACCGATACCATCGTAGCGCCAGCCACCCCGCCGGGACGCGGTGGCATCGGCATTTTGCGCATTTCCGGAAGCAAAGCCAAAGAGGTTGCCTTGGCGCTGATCGGCAAACTGCCCAAACCACGCTACGCTGACTATCTGCCATTCCGTGATGTCGCGGGCATCACCCTCGATCAGGGTATCGCACTGTGGTTTCCCGCTCCGAATTCGTTTACCGGCGAAGACGTACTGGAGTTGCAGGGCCACGGAGGGCCGGTGATCCTCGATCTGCTGCTAAAACGCGTGCTAGCGTTGCCTGGCGTGCGCATAGCGCGGCCCGGTGAGTTCTCCGAGCGCGCATTCATCAACGACAAACTCGATCTGGCGCAGGCAGAAGCGATTGCTGACTTGATCGACGCCAGTTCTGAACAGGCGGCACGGTCAGCGATGAACTCGTTACAGGGGGCATTTTCCACCCGCATTTATCAACTTGTGGAAGCACTCACTCACCTGAGAATCTATGTGGAAGCGGCAATCGACTTTCCAGACGAAGAAATCGATTTCCTGTCGGACGGCAAAATCGAGGCGCAGCTCAACGGTGTGATGACTGATCTGGACAGCGTGCGTGGCGAAGCACGCCAAGGCAGCCTGCTGCGCGAAGGGATAAAAGTGGTGATTGCCGGGCGACCAAACGCCGGTAAATCTAGCCTTCTCAATATGTTAGCCGGACGTGAAGCGGCAATCGTTACCGATATTTCCGGCACCACCCGCGACGTACTGCGCGAACATATCCACATTGATGGCATGCCGCTGCACATTATCGATACCGCCGGCCTGCGAGAGGCCAGTGACGAAGTTGAACGCATTGGTATCGAACGTGCATGGAATGAGATCGAACAGGCCGACAGAGTGCTATTTATGGTGGATGGCACCACCACCGTTGCTACCGATCCGGCAGAGATCTCGCAGGAGTTTACGGCGCGTTTACCACAGCATTTACCGATCACCGTGGTGCGCAATAAAGCTGACATCACCGGCGAAACGCTAGGCATAACAGAAGTAAATGGTCACTCACTTATTCGCCTTTCTGCACGTACTGGCGAAGGCATCGATCTGCTGCGCGATCACCTGAAACAGAGTATGGGCTTTACCAGCAACATGGAAGGCGGTTTCCTGGCGCGTCGCCGTCACTTTCAGGCATTGGAACAAACGGCGCTACATCTAGAAAAGGGCAAAGAACAGTTGGTGAGTGCTTACGCGGGTGAATTACTGGCTGAAGAACTGCGGCTGGCACAGTTGGCGTTAAGTGAAATTACCGGTGAGTTTTCCTCAGATGATCTACTGGGACGCATTTTCTCCAGTTTCTGTATTGGCAAATAA
- the yidC gene encoding membrane protein insertase YidC, whose translation MDSQRNLLLIALLLVSFMIWQAWQADNAPQPTAQTTQQTSNATADDGARQAGSASGKSKLITVNTDVLSLTINTRGGDIEQAKLLAYPETLGSSLPFQLLETTSSFVYQAQSGLTGKNGPDNPANGERPLYQAVQDSYTLPEGQDELRIPLSFTSKDRTIYTKTFVLKRNHYAVSVDYYIDNKSTTPLELTLFGQLKQTTELPKHRDTGSNNFALQTFRGAAYSSSEDKYQKYAFDKDDKLNVTTQGGWVAMLQQYFATAWVPATQGSNTFYTANPGDNLSTIGFKSTSVVVQPGAQQQLNATLWVGPELQDQMAQLAAHLDLTVDYGWLWFISQPLFKLLKFIHGFIGNWGFSIIIITFIVRGIMYPLTKAQYTSMAKMRMLQPKMQAMRERIGDDKQRMSQEMMALYKSEKVNPLGGCLPLIVQMPIFLALYYMLMGSVELRHAPFALWIHDLSAQDPYYILPILMGVTMFFIQKMSPTTVTDPMQQKIMTFMPVIFTVFFLWFPSGLVLYYIVSNLVTIIQQQLIYRGLEKRGLHSRDRDKKNA comes from the coding sequence ATGGATTCGCAACGCAATCTTCTCCTCATCGCTCTGCTGTTGGTGTCTTTCATGATCTGGCAGGCATGGCAAGCGGATAACGCACCGCAGCCAACTGCTCAGACCACGCAACAGACTTCGAATGCAACTGCCGATGATGGCGCCAGACAGGCCGGGTCAGCCAGTGGCAAAAGTAAACTGATCACCGTTAACACTGACGTTTTGTCACTGACCATCAATACCCGTGGTGGCGATATCGAACAGGCTAAACTGTTGGCTTACCCGGAAACTCTGGGTTCATCACTGCCATTCCAACTGCTAGAAACCACCTCATCATTTGTTTATCAGGCACAAAGCGGCCTGACCGGAAAAAATGGTCCAGATAATCCAGCAAATGGTGAACGCCCCCTGTACCAGGCTGTGCAAGACAGCTATACCCTGCCGGAAGGCCAGGATGAGCTGCGCATTCCGCTGAGTTTCACCAGTAAAGATCGCACTATCTACACCAAGACTTTTGTGCTCAAGCGTAACCACTACGCGGTCAGCGTTGATTACTACATCGATAACAAAAGCACCACTCCGCTAGAGCTGACCTTGTTCGGCCAACTGAAGCAGACTACCGAGCTGCCTAAGCACCGCGATACTGGCAGTAACAACTTCGCTCTGCAAACCTTCCGTGGAGCAGCGTACTCTTCCAGCGAAGACAAATACCAGAAATACGCGTTCGACAAGGATGATAAGCTGAATGTCACTACTCAGGGTGGTTGGGTTGCTATGTTGCAGCAGTACTTTGCCACCGCATGGGTGCCGGCTACGCAGGGCAGCAATACCTTCTATACCGCTAATCCGGGCGATAACCTGTCCACCATTGGCTTCAAATCAACGTCGGTGGTGGTGCAACCCGGTGCACAGCAACAGTTGAATGCCACCCTTTGGGTTGGCCCAGAGCTGCAAGATCAGATGGCTCAGTTGGCAGCGCATCTCGACTTGACCGTGGACTATGGTTGGCTGTGGTTTATCTCTCAGCCACTGTTCAAACTGCTAAAGTTCATTCACGGCTTTATCGGCAACTGGGGCTTCTCCATCATTATCATCACCTTCATTGTGCGTGGCATCATGTACCCGCTGACCAAAGCGCAGTACACCTCGATGGCGAAAATGCGCATGTTGCAACCAAAGATGCAAGCGATGCGTGAGCGTATTGGTGATGACAAGCAGCGCATGAGCCAGGAAATGATGGCGCTTTACAAATCGGAGAAAGTGAATCCACTGGGCGGTTGCCTGCCATTGATCGTCCAGATGCCAATCTTCCTGGCGTTGTACTACATGCTGATGGGTTCGGTGGAGCTGCGCCATGCGCCATTCGCCTTGTGGATACATGATTTGTCGGCTCAGGATCCGTACTACATTCTGCCAATCCTGATGGGCGTGACGATGTTCTTCATTCAGAAGATGTCGCCAACCACAGTGACTGATCCGATGCAGCAGAAAATCATGACCTTCATGCCGGTGATCTTCACCGTGTTCTTCCTGTGGTTCCCATCCGGTCTGGTGCTGTATTACATCGTCAGTAACCTGGTGACGATCATCCAGCAGCAGCTAATTTATCGCGGCCTGGAGAAACGTGGTCTGCATAGCCGCGACCGCGACAAGAAAAACGCCTAA
- the yidD gene encoding membrane protein insertion efficiency factor YidD: MASPLSPSSLILIRLVRAYQFVISPLLVPHCRFQPTCSHYTMEALSQFGMIKGSWLALKRILKCHPLNPGGADPVPPKTDDNREY, translated from the coding sequence ATGGCGTCGCCACTGTCGCCAAGCTCCCTCATCCTGATCCGGCTGGTACGGGCTTACCAGTTCGTTATCAGCCCGCTGCTGGTGCCACATTGTCGTTTCCAGCCGACATGCTCTCATTACACAATGGAGGCATTAAGCCAGTTTGGCATGATAAAAGGTAGTTGGTTGGCATTGAAACGCATATTAAAATGCCATCCTCTGAACCCAGGTGGCGCTGATCCCGTGCCGCCGAAAACTGACGATAATAGAGAATACTAA